In Ictalurus punctatus breed USDA103 chromosome 18, Coco_2.0, whole genome shotgun sequence, the genomic stretch GCCAGCCTGTCGCAGGATACCATgcgtacacattcacacctcgGGGCGATTTATCTTGGGATAGTTTTCACATCTCGACACTCGATTACATACTCGGGGGCCGTTTCTGGGCTGGTTTGGtggtgggcggggcttataaTCACAGGTTTGCATTCACATTGAAATTTTTTTCCTCGATTGTGGTTTGTATGTGCAATTCCACGCgtcgctctttttttttttgcatgcggATTCACAAAATGCTTGACACTAGGTGGAGGcttcatgtatttaaaaaattattttagtgTGACACTAACACGTAAGCGGCAAAGGAAAATGCTTTTCGGACGCACAGCTGATCTCGTATGAGAAGATTTTTATCCATGCAggccaattttttttcccccctctgaggaaacaggaagtaaggaAGCGATCTTAACCAATCAACTTACtgggatgtttgtttgtttttttttggaggttGGATGAAACCATAGAAACCCGAGGAAACCCATACAGACATGTGGAAAGCGTGCGAAACTCAAAGAGAGTAGCccaagctcagaatcaaaccagtcaccctggagctgtgacgtGACGACAGTACCCACTGACCCTAAACACTACCTgtgtaaaaaaagaagaaaatgtgtttgttaaactTGAAGCAAGCTAATAagcatttaacattttaaacaatgtaaaatggtggtgtttatttatactatttatattatttatttttatacgtAGAACCACGAAGCATAAGATGTTGACTCAACCTTCATACTGCCCATGTGACTTCTGAACTCTGCACCCCTCAGAATTCCTCCTTGGACTGACTCTGTGGGATAACAGCAttcacatcaacacacacacacacacacacacacacacacttaagagACTgccatatataaatataatacctCGCACAAGTATCCCCCCCCTagatttttccacattttgtactgtttttatatattatatctcATGAATCTATACAAATCCTGGTATTTTGCTAAATTACTTACAAATTAAAAACCTTAAGTTGTgcttacataagtattcacccctgttGCTTTAAAACTCctgaagaccaaggagctatcaaaacaagcGACCATTCAAAAACATCCCGTGGAACACCATTAAacctttaaattatttaaaaaaaatattctttgcATATTTTGCAAACTAGAAAAATCAGTTCAATATTATGGGTGAGTTTTGTGTTGATTTATCACAAATAATCCCAATTAAGCGATTCAAGTTCCAggctgtaacactaacaagggggtgaatatttatgcaaggcAAATGTAGGTGGTTGTCGTTCTTTTCCATCCAGGAAATGATCTGCCTTTCGTCCCTACCCAGTCCATTTACGCATCCAGGGTAACCCGAGTGCATGACAGGATGACTGCTTGCGTAGATCGAGGCCAAATATCTCAGCGTTTCTTCATTGTGTGCTAGAAAGATGCAAGCATGTCCATCAAAGGTCCATCCGTGTTGAACAAACATCAATTCAGAGCCAGATAAGAAATAAATTACCTGGTTCAGTGGGTCTGTCGTAGGGGTACGTCGTCAGCAGAGAGCCTCCGTCGAGCgcaacagacagagagaagccTCCTCCGTCCATCAGATTCATCATCGCACGCGTTTCCGGCTGCGCGGACGTGTTGCCTGAACACGTTTACAGGCTTCAGGGACTGAAATCGTTCAACAAGTGAACAAACAGCAAGAACCGAGTGCAGTGTACTAACTGACCAGAGAAGAAGTCTGTGTCGAGGTCTACACCGTGAGCATTGTGGAGTCCTGCTGTGGAGAAACACGAGCCCTCCTGAGCCAGCTCTCGACCATCCGGATTCACACGGGGCACGATTACAATCCTGCTCCTGTCAATCAGCTGAAAGAGCAGAGGCGCTTGTATGAATCCGTTTCTATTCGGCCAGTGTGTGTGAGCTAAAGCACAGTGTTCTGGTTATAGTGGACAAATAGAATTCAAAACAGCAcgcaaaatgaaaataataaggAGCACAGctgatagtaataataataataataataataataataataataataataataataagtggctagattaatactttttttctcttcctaaGACCTAATTTGGTCTTGGCCAAGTCCCGCCCACCAGGCAGCTCTGCCCTATCATATTACAGCTACCGATCATCAGGAAGCGTGAAGTCTAACACGTGTTTCCTCAGAAACACGTCAAAGCCAGCCGCCACATCTTTTATGTTGCTTCACAGGGCAGCCAAACACACTTGGAAGAAAATGTTATCCGCCTTCTTCGAAACACATGACCTCAGAGATGCCTGCAATTGGCTAGCGTCTGCatttagagagagagtatgctaAGCCTCAGACCTCAGATTCGAATTTGCGAGCTCCGACAGACGATAAAGCGGACGCTTTTCTGATGCGCCGCAAAAAGGTGAAATAAAGCTGCTGACTAGTGACACCCACCTTTGTGATGGTAGGGTTCCCACCGTAGTTTCTACACAGAACAGATGCAAACTCGAGCAGAAGCTCTGGTCCTACTGCAGCGTTTCCGTGGACACCTGCGACGTACCGGATTTTTGGCACCGTGGGCCGTGTCGACTCGGGACCCGCAGAGATCTCCAGAACCCAGATAGGCCGGAACTCCCAGCTGTTACCCAGACTGACCCCCCCAAACAAAACAGTTTGTTCACACAAATTTTTCATATTAATCCAGCTATTTTTGCTAAATAGTATATACGGATATGTCCGTTAATTATTCTTATTGatgcttatttttaaaaacgaccatttaacaaaattaaataaaataaaaaagtgcatatttacttacattttgaaatagaTCAACAGTTCAGATGAAGCCTTTTGGTTAAAAGAGCTCTCTAACACAAGAATAATTcatcatttttaacatttttttaaaaagttgtagTCGTTTGCCATTAAATACCTTCATTGAACCAATAGGGGCGGAGTCAAGTTTAAATAGCTGTTTCTCTGGAACCGCAAGTCCGATCAAGTTGAAGTTTGGTACACTGCAACCTTTGTGCTAATCCGTAAAtggattttgtttttgaagAATTTATTCAAAAGCATGGCCACTGacagccaatcagctttcagcacacattttatacattgAGCAATGAGCTACCGTCACATAAATACGCTAAATATGTTCATCCAAGATCTCTTTATTGGTCTTGGTAACTTGACAAGAACTGGACACTGGCGTGATATTTGTGAAGGCTGCCTGGACCCCacagatgataataataataataataataataataataataaacaacaggtTACCTGTACAGACGAGTGATACGAGGAAAGCTGAGGTGAAGTCCATGCAGGAATTCTGAGCTCTCCTTGTGCTTCCTGTAGTGCAGAGTTCTGGCCGGAAGATAGTTCTGGACAAGCTGTTCAAGGCCATGAGCAGAGGACAGGTTCTCCACCAAGCTCCGAAACTCTTCTTCCTCCATCTGACTTTCAGATGGCGATGGCTGATCTCGAGTCAGCACAAAATCCACCTGCTCCACCCAAGTTTCAGTCACCGTGACCGGCGCGGAGAGTGTTAAATACCTGAAGAGACAGCAGCATTAAATAACAAACTAGAGCTGCTTATATTATGGTTGCTTAATTATTCCAGTAAGCACTATAATGATGAGAATTTGTTTTAGATTACAATTAGCGTCACCTGAACAAAACCTGGGAAACTCCTATTGGTTAATAGGCTAATAGgttactgatatatatatatatataaataaataaataaataaataaataaataaataaagtgataaaAAGCTTGCACTACTAGATCTACATTATAATTACTGATTCTAAATCTTCAAAATAGATTTGTATTAATGCTTCAATAATCAAGAAATGttgttttgctgtatttttgGACATCAAATTTTAtagtatatacacagtatatagtatatatagtgtatatacagtaaggTGTAATCGCATCGCCTTTTATTTCTCACCCTGGTGCGAGGGCATGGAGCTGGTACATCCCAGGAGCCAGAGGTCTCCAGTACCCTCCTGTGCTGCTGGTGTGGACCCGATGCCTGGAGCTGTCCACCTCTATGGTAGCATTAGCAATAGCCTGACCGGACTGGCTATCAGTCACTCTACCCCTGACTGAAAAATGaacctgacaaaaaaaaacaaacaaactcatacTCGTACTCACACAGACAGGAGGAGAATACGGAGAGAAACTTCACAGATACGGCCGCTTGGAGCTCAGGAACGAACccgggaccctggagctgtgaggcggcaaAGCTAACTGTTgcatccattttatttatacagcactTTTCGCAATAGACatcatcacaaagcagctttccaGCAATTCTAATAATAGATTAAAATCCCTAATAAGCAAGCTAGAGGCAACAGTGGTCAGAAGGAACTGCTTGAGACAACATGAAAAGCAttaagtgacttttttttcccccttgcatttttctccccaatttggtcgTCTGCCAATTTTCCAGCTCTCCCCATCACATGACAACTAAAACCTGGGGTTAGTGAAGGCGAACACGCGTTTCCTCTGAGccacgtgaagccagccactcgcatcttttcaaactgcacCACAGAGCAGCGTAACACTTTGAGGAACGCGTATCAGCCTTCACccgcatgcatgagctcacagacagtcacgattggctagtgtcactttgattgacaggggaTAGCTACAAAAAGGGACCATATTACCATCACAGATATACATATTGAAAATGTATAACATATCCGAGGCTACCATGAAAGGTGTGCTACTGGACACGCAATATTTAATGACAGTAGGAAGTTTGTACGTAACcatagagagacagaatgacataatggttaataataataataataataataataataataataataataaaaaaaaaataataataataataaaaaaaacgctTCTCAATCAATACTTCTATTTTGcagtattattttgtttttttttcctctgttgcTTCCTTCTAGGCAAATTCTACACAGAAAATACATGAGTGAAAAGAAGCAAAGAAAGGATGAAGGCAGGTCAGTAAAGGAGAGCACCTGTCGGATTAAGTGTAGCAGAGACACTGTAATGTTTTCAACCGGTGGATGCAGATCGCAGCTTACTCCAACACGGACTCCCAGAGTGTCTGTGTTACGGTACGTCCAGTCCTCCAGATCAATCCCTGCGTTCAGAAAGATCATTAACATACCAGCTTTCAAATAGTTCTATGggaaagataaaataataataataataataataataataataataataataaaaaaacactgtaatTTACAAGCAAATAGAGGCAGGGTCATTAATACATCAATGCTTTCATTGTTTAGTTTCAATTTCATTCCGAACTCGAGCAGACAACTGTATACATGTTTATGTTTCAAGAAATATATTCTAGTCTCCAGATGATGGCTAAAAATCAAAGCTAGGCCTCACCTGGAGGGGCTCCAGGATTCAATTTATTTCGATCCAGTTGCTTTGTGTCCTCACAGGTCTGTGGCATCGGGGGAGAAGAATACTTCtgaaccaaaaataaatatataaaagtaattttttttaataaaaagaaaggaataaatACATTAGAAGTAGGTTTGGGTGAATACTAGATTTCCATTTTGTTCTATTGTCTGTGAAACATACCCTCCACCCAAATAGTAATACAATAAGATCATAAAGAATACCACAAAAATAGTTTCAGGTATAATCCTGCCATTCTTTGAATAAAACTGAGGTTTTCCCACCAGAGAGTTCCTTTTGCTTTTCAGTGGGTTGAAGCATTTCTAGATTTTTAGTCGCACAAGAAACGTTTCCTCACCACACGTTGGGTAACGTGCATGTTCTCCATCTCTCACCGTTCCTCTTCCTCAAATTATCGTTAACTGTTTTTAGACGGACACGGACGGTTGCTACTGTGAGCCTGCCACTCATGAAACTCAATATGGACCTAGTCAAGCATTTTTGGGGGGTGGTGTGGAGTCATATTTGCCCTCACTGCACTCAATTTAGAGTAAATATCcgatatattattatattttagaaCCTTTCCGCCTCGTATCTACACTATGAATATGACGTTGCCGTCCTTGCACTTTACTTGGGCATGTTCTAGGAGATGACGATGTTCAGTTATCACATGCACGAGTATTTTCAGTACAGGTCATTTCATTCCAGCTAGACATCGATGATACGAAATACTTCTGTACTTACCAAATAGGCTTGCGTGATTGATTTAAATACAGCCTCATCAACGGAATCGACCGAACCCGGATACGTTACTCCGATCACTCCTAAGAAACACAAAAGGTTTAACACGGCGATTCTCGACGTCGTGCTaaagtttaaaacacaaaatctAGAACGTACCACCAAGAATATTAGCAGACAAAACAAACGAGTGAGCCTTAATCCAATTCATCACTGCCTTGGTTTCTGGTCGGACAAAATCGCTCGCGTGGAACCTGTCAGGAAAGTTCCCACTCAAGTCAGAGTTTTGATCGTCGCCGTCTTTCACACCACCAGTGAATTCTCCGTTTGCGTTGGAATATTCTTGAGCTACAACAGAGATAAACAAACAATGTGTGCGTTTGACGTCGTTTTCCAGAGCAGAACAATATCGTGTCCTTTTACCGTTCCCAGACTCATACCTTCTTCATTACCATCTGGGTTCATGGAAGGCAGAATGTGCACTCTTGTACGGTTCACCAGTTGTGTGATTAAAGGTTCGTTGCCATAATTACTGCACAGGTACTCGACCAAATTCAAGAGAATCTCTTGACTTACAGCATCATTGCCACGCGTGTTGCCAACATACATGATTTCTGGTTTACCTGCTCAACAGAGGccagaaaatggggaaaaaatagttCAAATGTTGAGAAGTAAATGAGCAGCTCAGATAGGAGTGGGCAATATGGATGGCCTTCGAATAACATTAcaatattttggatatttttgCAATGACTATATCCTATACtatagaatatatttatataccagCATTATATACCAAAAAACTGACCTTGTACAGCTGAACCACTTCCATACTACTGATATAGCTCATATTTTAGGAGATAGTTTGGCCTCAGTGTTAATGATGAGCCGATTCACGTTATAAGCAAGTAACTCATGCTTACGtcaaaataatgtatttttttaaatgatcataaaTGATATTGCCCAACCCTAATCTCAGCCATTAAAAACTGATTTGGCATGCCAATCATTCTAAACGGaatatatacataaagagaTTTCTTCTAAGGGACTACCTGGTTCATCAGTGCCAAGGTTAGAAGATATCTTCATGACATAGAGCTTCCTGCCCCGCACCGATTGGCCAATAGAGTACAGTTGGGCATGAGATGAATAAAAAGAGCTAATTCGCTGCAAGAACAATTCCACGTCTGAGTAACTGCGATGACTAAAAGCCTGTCTCTGGACTGAGGGCTCAGGTGTAGGAGCTTTGTGGTCGTCAAGAACCTGTTCAGTCGACCGGTATCCCACTTCTGTCGGTACAGGAGTGGTGGGAAGGCCGGGTATTAGCACCTCTTCACTCAAATCCTTCAGGGTGAAGTTTAGTAGAGTAGCTTTGCCTTCGATCACTTTCACGTTGTTTACAGTGCTTGGAAGGTACCTGAGACGCATAAAAGATAAGATAAAGGTAACAGCTCAACCAACACCAACTGAGATCAAGACAATCCTGATTATTGGTAATCACCCAAGGGAGCTGGCTGTGATGTTATACGTTCCAGGAAGCAGCAAGCGGTAATAATCACCAAATATCCacgttgtgatgatgtgatCTGTCCCGGAAACGGAGATGTTTGAGTCCGGGATACCCATTCCCGAGGTGGTCATGACGTAACCTCTGACTCCAATATGAaccttgaaataaataaataaataaataaatacataaataataataataataataataataataataatgacgtATGCAGCTTATTTACTGACGTGACCAAAAGCAAATcagtaatgtttaatttataataataaaaacaaattgcacAGTAATGAGACCCAGTAGATCCATGCCCCCCCCCAATTATACCCCAAATTTCCCTCCCTCCAGCCAACTCTGTCCCATCATACAACAGGTACCATCAAGAGAGGTTGAAAGCCATCATGTGCTTCCACCAAGAAACTCTCAGGAGGCCCCAATAGAGCTAATTAATTGAGCAAACTAATTTAAAATCATGGAGATAGATAAACATCATTTATTATCTTTTGAAAGacatttttatgattatttaaaaaaaaaaaaattttttaaactgaacAAAAAGTCCCAGAACATTTGGAACACTGCTATGTCCAAATGTTCTTACCTTTTCCATGTATGCTAGCAGAGCTTCCCTGTTGTTGTTCCATTCAGTATAGAGATCTGCAGCCAATGGGTATTTGCAGCAGCTCAGCTGAAAGGTGACTTCAAAGCAGTTTCCTCTGAAGTAACTGAAGTCTTGCATGCTTCCTGCAGTTTACAAGCACATCAAGATGCAATTTGACATCAGGAATAAAGtaacaccatgcacacattttCACCTTGCACGCCGCTCCACGCTGCGGTTGGCCCATTTCCCAACTCCTCGTTCATCTCGTCAGGACACTGCGACTCGCCCTCTCTCGTGTTCGAGTGGTTTTCAGTAAAAGTCTGTACCAAATAGTGGAAGAGggcatcatcgtcatcatccgTATGTCTGTATGCACCTGGCGTAACGTGAGAACTGGAGTAATCGAAGTGGTTGCTGGACTCTACTGAACCTCCTTGCAAGTTTCCAGCAAGAACAAACCTTGGGGACAAAAACAGATTGCATTTGATTTCAaattacaagcaaaaaaaaaaaatcacgaacCTAAAGAACGCTATATACGATATCGCCAAAAGTACGTagacacccgaccatcacacccatatgtggttcttctccaaactgtcgCCACAAAGTTTGGAAGCACACgattgtctttgtatgctgtcgcattataatttcccttgACTTgaaacctgtttcagcatgacgGTGCACGTGTGCACAAAGCAAAgcccatgaagacatggttcgCCAAGGTTGGattggaagaacttgagtggcctgcacagaaccctcaACGCTTTTGAACCGGAATACAGACTGTTCATCAGACCTTCTGACTTGTTATCAGCCTGACCTGActaaaatccccacagccatgctccaaaattaAGCGGAAAGCCGAATTCTCATAGGGGGCGCACAAACAGGAAATaggaaaataaatgcattttcaaAAGTAAAGACCTACTTTTTCTCTAAAAACCATTTAAACACCTCAGGTGCGCTTTCCAAAAGATCAAACTGGTCAGGAAAACTAGGGGTTATGTCATGTTGTTTGTGGTTTTCTCTGCCCTCTTTGCTGCCAGTACAATCCCCTTCTACAGCCTTCTCAAAGCCATCAGGGTTCACACTGGGTAAGATATAAATATCCGTGCTGTCTACGAGTTCAGTCACTCTGGGATCAGTTCCGTACTGACTCAGGAGATAATCAGTGAGGTAGATCAAGACTTGTCTGGACAGCA encodes the following:
- the cpdb gene encoding carboxypeptidase D, b, which produces MTRSRSPSNMASIWSILTHLLAISHVVYCADVEFQAYHEETYRHYYNSVEISRRLQHFAEKYPHICSRTSVGRSAEGREVWVMRITARTNVPGKPRFRYVGNNHGDEVLSRQVLIYLTDYLLSQYGTDPRVTELVDSTDIYILPSVNPDGFEKAVEGDCTGSKEGRENHKQHDITPSFPDQFDLLESAPEVFKWFLEKKFVLAGNLQGGSVESSNHFDYSSSHVTPGAYRHTDDDDDALFHYLVQTFTENHSNTREGESQCPDEMNEELGNGPTAAWSGVQGSMQDFSYFRGNCFEVTFQLSCCKYPLAADLYTEWNNNREALLAYMEKVHIGVRGYVMTTSGMGIPDSNISVSGTDHIITTWIFGDYYRLLLPGTYNITASSLGYLPSTVNNVKVIEGKATLLNFTLKDLSEEVLIPGLPTTPVPTEVGYRSTEQVLDDHKAPTPEPSVQRQAFSHRSYSDVELFLQRISSFYSSHAQLYSIGQSVRGRKLYVMKISSNLGTDEPGKPEIMYVGNTRGNDAVSQEILLNLVEYLCSNYGNEPLITQLVNRTRVHILPSMNPDGNEEAQEYSNANGEFTGGVKDGDDQNSDLSGNFPDRFHASDFVRPETKAVMNWIKAHSFVLSANILGGVIGVTYPGSVDSVDEAVFKSITQAYLKYSSPPMPQTCEDTKQLDRNKLNPGAPPGIDLEDWTYRNTDTLGVRVGVSCDLHPPVENITVSLLHLIRQVHFSVRGRVTDSQSGQAIANATIEVDSSRHRVHTSSTGGYWRPLAPGMYQLHALAPGYLTLSAPVTVTETWVEQVDFVLTRDQPSPSESQMEEEEFRSLVENLSSAHGLEQLVQNYLPARTLHYRKHKESSEFLHGLHLSFPRITRLYSLGNSWEFRPIWVLEISAGPESTRPTVPKIRYVAGVHGNAAVGPELLLEFASVLCRNYGGNPTITKLIDRSRIVIVPRVNPDGRELAQEGSCFSTAGLHNAHGVDLDTDFFSGNTSAQPETRAMMNLMDGGGFSLSVALDGGSLLTTYPYDRPTEPAHNEETLRYLASIYASSHPVMHSGYPGCVNGLESVQGGILRGAEFRSHMGSMKDFSVDVGLCPEITVYTGCCLFPPAPQLLPLWAEHRTALFAMLLEVHKGLSGLVKDQDGRPVSDAVIKVNGSALVRTDARGFFHTLLAPGTQQLQVQASGFQEHLMQVNVSSRQKAVPIMIQFTDGRRYRGQGLVLAAAISTAVILLCLLLLWQFSRIRESVRRFRRLREDLQTEAIASEKLPLQSIFLEDSESEDDAFYLDQH